The Maylandia zebra isolate NMK-2024a linkage group LG4, Mzebra_GT3a, whole genome shotgun sequence genome includes a window with the following:
- the tnrc6c1 gene encoding trinucleotide repeat-containing gene 6C protein isoform X5, whose protein sequence is MEDKKKKKQDEKKKKEAAQKKATEQITKVPDSTKLNPSPPLPPVNPSAIPSVPPSSGNGKRIPSGGQPQTAQQSQTPLQQRYPPREVPPRFRQQEHKQLLKRGQPLPLGTLPLITTGRPTTSEPAAATVAIHASLSCSSSTAASLPTELPPQSGQGAQYDNPLWGHLPANRSATSAASSTNLSGWDQLIIDQKDTEAWPSITLSQSQVPPGGCPLDTDSGHLTSSSRSSSTSSSCSTVSMATGANSQTGHFPANHLSSKANSGPSPANHTGTSMLSGQVAASRSWGPGAVSSHCPPQSSMGSETKSDSPGGGGSTRSWGPSSSSSTNFNLNLNPNANPSAWPMLGHDGSGTGGGSSGGANTISPPHSTPNLCNPPGPPPAQTSTCTGANTNSNSSGIGNAWITMMASDAEPHPSPSTNVSFSSEPQNLKTDGPNHTNKQEPPSPIRSLPGWGSAPVGLGSMTQPPPGGSQVNGEDGNSVWGNSGNSKASSSKEAPGWGHEGDGTGNSGGWGEHPEETQGGWDTPSSPAQDSQSISWSRAVSTAAASEGSSDSMEGHPQQKDRSSREKSAPLMPAQDLDPRVLCNSGWGQTPVRQHTSWDMDDTKRKSDVGTGSWGSGSTTPVDAQGPSNTNTGPSQMTDSGSKNDAPGSQGTSSWGGNIAATNQPSSGWGEPPSNIKPPGGPGGWGNPPPGGPSTSIPKNGGQSWGEKPSGWEDSHIKSGSQNWGEQPKASHTWASSGVSNNTAEWGDSEESKKSPTTAWEGEPRGWGMSSQGPGGNGGWGESLPQRPSGPSQGWGGKPQDGPSGNNGGGSMGSWGGSGSVKQGPGRGGNKQESSTTEPTGWEEPSPPSIRRKMEIDDGTSAWGDPGTYNKAVNLWDRNNSGSSQAKVTTGGNNPPSTNNNHPHPLNHPYHGPPAPLQSHSQNSQNSGPTSGPLDPTVQHQPGASHSRGPLMAQGWGEISSSHTKSESSWGEPASSPVSVDNGTSAWGKPSGNCGGWGESNPESYGRGNPTMTPASCKPAPKPMQDGWGGGSEDLSLSGGQWDAEEVDMWNSTASQESNSSCNSWSNANKKPPPKGKIPGKQDEVWIMNRLIKQLTDMGFPRDPAEEALKSNNMNLDQAMSALLEKKTELDKRGMGIAGHDYNNGLINKPMSCPRPPLLSKDPSADPRLPFMDKVQSGMFGGGGAAQVRAMPQPPPQPPVPPLSSSQPSLRAQVPQFLSPQVQAQLLQFAAKNIGLNPALLTSPINPQHMTLLNQLYQLQLAYQRLQIQQQMLQAQRNVSGPIRQQEQQVARTINNMQQQIQQHQRQLAQALLMKQQQQQPPPSHSGLHPGGAKSSLDSFPGHPQAPGLPDLQTKEPQSSSNTYSPYSLSGLNVNCMEVGSLSMKEPPQPQSRLSQWTHPNSIESLSGNSSPLEPNLGKHGANLGPPGKPTQLDESYSPYSLISSSESPSSPLVPPDSWGQSKGSSDKMANGTNINWPPEFCPGVPWKGLQNIDPETDPNVTPGSVPSGPTINTNIQDVNRYLLRDRSGGSSPTSSQNEALPPSTDWPVSGYTSSFSLSSPEMEDAGKLSEMKSTWSPGPISHSQASLSHELWKVPQGPRSSTTAPSRPPPGLTNTKPSSTWGGSSLGLGQGWSSSYTTGTTWSTDSSTRTSSWLVLRNLTPQIDGSTLRTLCMQHGPLITFHLNLTQGNAVVRYSSKDEAAKAQKSLHMCVLGNTTILAEFAGEEEVNRFFAQGQSLGGTTSWQATPGTNQTRMGGTGSGASHPIGHSPHWNNNNNGAGSNSSSGGLGAGGTKTGGELLWGGVQQYSSLWGPPSGEEGRVMGSPTPINTLLPGDLLSGESM, encoded by the exons TGCCAGACTCTACCAAGCTCAACCCCAGCCCTCCTCTTCCCCCCGTCAACCCCAGTGCCATCCCATCTGTACCCCCAAGCAGTGGAAATGGCAAGCGCATCCCCTCCGGAGGTCAGCCGCAGACAGCACAGCAGTCCCAGACTCCGCTCCAGCAGCGCTACCCGCCCAGAGAGGTGCCCCCACGCTTTCGTCAGCAGGAGCACAAGCAGCTGTTAAAGCGGGGCCAGCCTCTTCCCTTGGGGACGCTGCCTCTCATCACCACGGGACGTCCCACCACTAGTGAACCTGCAGCAGCAACAGTAGCCATACACGCCTCTCTTTCCTGCTCCTCTTCCACTGCAGCCAGCTTGCCCACAG AACTGCCCCCACAGAGTGGCCAGGGAGCCCAGTATGATAATCCCCTCTGGGGGCACCTGCCAGCCAACAGAAGTGCTACGAGTGCTGCATCTTCCACCAATCTCAGTGGCTGGGATCAACTAATTATCGACCAGAAGGACACAGAGGCTTGGCCTTCTATTACACTCAGCCAGAGCCAGGTCCCTCCAGGAGGATGCCCTTTGGACACTGACTCTGGTCACctgaccagcagcagcagaagcagtaGTACTAGCAGTAGTTGTAGTACAGTGAGTATGGCCACGGGAGCAAATAGCCAAACAGGCCACTTCCCTGCCAACCACCTCAGCAGCAAAGCCAACAGTGGGCCCAGCCCTGCCAATCATACTGGAACCAGCATGCTCTCTGGCCAGGTTGCAGCCAGTCGCAGCTGGGGCCCTGGGGCTGTATCTTCCCATTGCCCCCCTCAGTCCTCAATGGGGAGTGAAACGAAGAGTGACAGcccaggaggaggaggcagtaCTAGGAGCTGGGGTCCTTCATCATCCTCCAGCACCAACTTTAACTTGAACCTAAACCCTAATGCCAACCCGTCTGCCTGGCCCATGTTGGGGCATGACGGAAGTGGCACAGGGGGAGGCAGCTCAGGGGGAGCCAACAccatttcacctcctcactctACACCCAACCTCTGCAATCCACCTGGCCCCCCACCAGCCCAGACCAGCACCTGTACCGGAGCCAACACTAACAGCAACTCCTCGGGGATTGGCAATGCCTGGATTACCATGATGGCTTCTGATGCAGAGCCACACCCCTCCCCGTCCACAAATGTGTCTTTCAGTTCAGAACCTCAGAACCTTAAAACTGATGGACCAAATCACACTAATAAGCAGGAACCCCCCAGCCCCATCCGCAGTTTGCCTGGCTGGGGAAGTGCACCTGTAGGCTTGGGTTCCATGACCCAGCCACCGCCAGGAGGCTCACAGGTCAATGGTGAAGATGGTAATTCAGTATGGGGTAACAGTGGCAACTCAAAGGCAAGTTCATCTAAGGAGGCACCTGGCTGGGGCCATGAAGGAGATGGAACAGGGAACTCTGGAGGCTGGGGTGAACACCCTGAAGAGACCCAGGGAGGATGGGATACACCCAGCTCTCCCGCACAGGACTCTCAGTCCATCTCATGGAGCAGGGCTGTAAGCACAGCTGCGGCTAGTGAAGGAAGCAGTGACAGCATGGAAGGCCATCCCCAGCAAAAAGACCGGTCATCCAGAGAAAAATCAGCTCCTTTGATGCCTGCCCAGGATCTGGACCCCAGGGTGCTGTGCAACAGTGGCTGGGGACAGACTCCCGTTCGCCAGCACACTTCCTGGGACATGGATGATACCAAACGTAAGAGTGATGTAGGCACTGGATCATGGGGCTCTGGCTCAACCACTCCAGTCGATGCCCAGGGGCCCTCCAACACTAACACAGGCCCTAGCCAGATGACTGACTCTGGGAGCAAAAATGATGCGCCTGGTTCTCAGGGCACTTCTAGTTGGGGTGGTAACATAGCAGCTACCAACCAGCCAAGCTCTGGTTGGGGAGAGCCACCCAGCAACATCAAGCCCCCAGGTGGCCCTGGTGGTTGGGGAAACCCTCCACCAGGAGGTCCAAGCACCAGTATACCCAAAAATGGTGGTCAGTCCTGGGGAGAGAAGCCAAGTGGGTGGGAAGATTCTCACATCAAGTCAGGATCCCAGAACTGGGGAGAACAGCCCAAAGCATCTCACACTTGGGCTAGCAGTGGAGTGAGCAATAACACAGCAGAGTGGGGGGACTCAGAAGAGAGTAAAAAGAGTCCCACTACTGCTTGGGAAGGAGAACCACGAGGCTGGGGAATGTCTTCTCAAGGACCTGGAGGTAATGGTGGCTGGGGAGAGTCACTTCCTCAGCGACCCAGTGGTCCCTCTCAAGGCTGGGGGGGCAAGCCTCAAGATGGGCCTAGTGGTAACAATGGAGGAGGGAGCATGGGGTCCTGGGGGGGATCGGGCTCAGTGAAACAAGGTCCAGGTAGGGGTGGAAATAAGCAGGAATCCTCAACAACTGAGCCTACAGGCTGGGAAGAGCCTTCCCCTCCTTCCATCCGACGCAAGATGGAGATCGATGACGGGACCTCTGCTTGGGGCGATCCCGGTACCTACAACAAGGCAGTCAATCTGTGGGACAGGAACAATTCAGGATCGTCCCAAGCTAAAGTTACTACTGGAGGCAATAATCCCCCCAGCACCAACAACAACCATCCCCACCCTCTCAATCACCCTTACCACGGGCCACCTGCACCCCTACAGAGCCACAGCCAAAACAGCCAGAACTCAGGCCCCACCAGCGGGCCTTTGGATCCTACTGTGCAACACCAGCCTGGAGCATCTCACAGCAGAGGTCCCCTGATGGCTCAAG GTTGGGGAGAGATATCCAGCTCCCACACAAAATCGGAGAGCTCCTGGGGGGAACCTGCATCTTCCCCGGTTAGCGTGGATAATGGGACGTCTGCCTGGGGCAAACCCAGCGGGAACTGTGGGGGCTGGGGGGAAAGCAATCCGGAGAGCTATGGCAGGGGCAACCCGACAATGACACCTGCATCTTGTAAACCTG CTCCCAAACCTATGCAAGATGGATGGGGAGGTGGAAGTGAAGACCTGAGCCTGTCAGGTGGTCAGTGGGATGCAGAGGAGGTAGACATGTGGAATAGCACTGCCTCCCAGGAGAGCAACTCTTCCTGTAACTCTTGGAGCAATGCAAATAAAAAGCCCCCACCAAAG GGGAAGATCCCAGGGAAGCAGGATGAGGTCTGGATCATGAATCGTCTCATCAAGCAGCTGACTGACATGGGCTTCCCT agGGATCCAGCAGAGGAGGCTTTGAAGAGCAACAACATGAACCTGGATCAGGCCATGAGTGCCCTGCTGGAAAAGAAGACGGAGCTTGACAAGCGTGGGATGGGGATAGCTGGCCACGACTACAACAACGGGCTCATCAACAAGCCCATGAGCTGCCCTCGGCCTCCGCTTCTTTCCAAAGACCCCTCAGCAGATCCCCGCCTGCCCTTCATGGATAAG GTGCAGAGTGGAATGTTTGGCGGTGGTGGAGCAGCACAAGTCCGGGCCATGCCGCAGCCGCCTCCTCAGCCACCAGTGCCGCCTCTCAGCTCCTCTCAGCCTAGTCTACGTGCTCAAGTGCCTCAGTTTCTCTCCCCTCAG GTTCAAGCACAGCTCTTACAGTTTGCAGCAAAAAACATTGGTCTGAATCCTGCACTTTTAACCTCACCAATAAACCCTCAACATATGACCCTTCTAAATCAACTTTACCAGCTGCAACTG GCGTACCAGCGTTTACAAATTCAGCAGCAGATGTTGCAGGCGCAGCGCAATGTTTCTGGCCCCATTCGACAACAAGAGCAGCAA GTTGCACGTACAATCAATaacatgcagcagcagatccaaCAGCACCAGCGTCAGCTGGCCCAGGCCCTGCTGatgaagcagcagcaacagcaaccGCCCCCTTCCCACTCAGGCCTGCATCCTGGTGGAGCCAAATCCTCCCTGGATTCATTTCCAGGTCatccccaggctccaggcctcCCGGACCTGCAGACCAAAGAGCCGCAGTCGTCATCTAACACCTACAGCCCCTACTCTCTCT CTGGACTGAATGTAAACTGCATGGAGGTGGGAAGTCTGTCAATGAAGGAACCCCCCCAACCCCAATCGCGCCTGTCACAGTGGACACACCCAAACTCAATCGAAAGCCTCTCTGGAAACTCTTCTCCATTGGAGCCCAACCTGGGCAAGCACG GTGCCAACCTGGGCCCTCCTGGAAAGCCCACTCAGCTGGATGAATCTTACAGCCCCTACAGCCTGATATCCAGCTCAGAGTCTCCTTCCAGCCCTCTGGTGCCTCCAGACAGCTGGGGACAAAGCAAAGGCAGCAGTGACAAAATGGCCAATGGGACCAATATCAACTGGCCACCAG AGTTTTGTCCTGGTGTACCGTGGAAGGGCCTCCAGAATATCGACCCTGAAACTGACCCCAACGTGACCCCCGGCAGCGTCCCCAGCGGACCCACCATCAACACAAATATCCAAGATGTCAACCGCTACCTGCTCCGGGACAGGAGCGGAG GCTCCTCTCCCACCTCATCTCAGAACGAGGCTCTGCCTCCCTCCACTGATTGGCCAGTCAGTGGCTACACTAGCTCGTTCAGTCTTTCGTCCCCGGAGATGGAGGATGCAG GTAAACTGTCAGAGATGAAATCCACTTGGTCTCCAGGCCCCATTTCTCACAGCCAGGCCTCTCTGTCCCACGAGCTGTGGAAGGTCCCACAGGGCCCTCGGAGCAGCACCACAGCCCCTTCCCGCCCCCCGCCTGGCCTCACCAACACAAAGCCTTCCTCCACCTGGgggggcagctctctgggtctGGGACAAGGCTGGAGCAGCTCTTACACCACAG GTACCACATGGAGTACAGACAGCTCCACCAGAACAAGTAGCTGGCTCGTGCTGAGGAACCTCACTCCGCAG attgATGGTTCGACTCTGCGAACACTGTGCATGCAACACGGCCCCCTCATCACATTCCACCTCAACCTGACACAGGGAAATGCTGTAGTGCGCTACAGCTCCAAGGACGAAGCTGCCAAGGCGCAAAAGTCCCTGCACAT GTGCGTGCTCGGGAACACCACCATCCTGGCCGAGTTCGCCGGGGAAGAGGAAGTGAACCGCTTCTTTGCACAGGGCCAGTCACTCGGAGGAACAACCAGCTGGCAGGCCACTCCAGGCACCAATCAGACAAGGATGGGCGGGACCGGGTCTGGAGCGTCTCACCCCATCGGGCACTCGCCCCactggaacaacaacaacaacggcgCCGGCAGCAACAGTAGCAGCGGCGGCCTGGGAGCAGGCGGAACAAAAACAGGTGGAGAGCTGCTGTGGGGTGGTGTTCAGCAGTATTCCAGCCTGTGGGGACCCCCGAGTGGAGAGGAGGGACGGGTCATGGGGAGCCCCACCCCAATCAATACActgctgcctggggacctgctGAGCGGGGAGTCCATGTAG
- the tnrc6c1 gene encoding trinucleotide repeat-containing gene 6C protein isoform X6, which yields MEDKKKKKQDEKKKKEAAQKKATEQITKVPDSTKLNPSPPLPPVNPSAIPSVPPSSGNGKRIPSGGQPQTAQQSQTPLQQRYPPREVPPRFRQQEHKQLLKRGQPLPLGTLPLITTGRPTTSEPAAATVAIHASLSCSSSTAASLPTELPPQSGQGAQYDNPLWGHLPANRSATSAASSTNLSGWDQLIIDQKDTEAWPSITLSQSQVPPGGCPLDTDSGHLTSSSRSSSTSSSCSTVSMATGANSQTGHFPANHLSSKANSGPSPANHTGTSMLSGQVAASRSWGPGAVSSHCPPQSSMGSETKSDSPGGGGSTRSWGPSSSSSTNFNLNLNPNANPSAWPMLGHDGSGTGGGSSGGANTISPPHSTPNLCNPPGPPPAQTSTCTGANTNSNSSGIGNAWITMMASDAEPHPSPSTNVSFSSEPQNLKTDGPNHTNKQEPPSPIRSLPGWGSAPVGLGSMTQPPPGGSQVNGEDGNSVWGNSGNSKASSSKEAPGWGHEGDGTGNSGGWGEHPEETQGGWDTPSSPAQDSQSISWSRAVSTAAASEGSSDSMEGHPQQKDRSSREKSAPLMPAQDLDPRVLCNSGWGQTPVRQHTSWDMDDTKRKSDVGTGSWGSGSTTPVDAQGPSNTNTGPSQMTDSGSKNDAPGSQGTSSWGGNIAATNQPSSGWGEPPSNIKPPGGPGGWGNPPPGGPSTSIPKNGGQSWGEKPSGWEDSHIKSGSQNWGEQPKASHTWASSGVSNNTAEWGDSEESKKSPTTAWEGEPRGWGMSSQGPGGNGGWGESLPQRPSGPSQGWGGKPQDGPSGNNGGGSMGSWGGSGSVKQGPGRGGNKQESSTTEPTGWEEPSPPSIRRKMEIDDGTSAWGDPGTYNKAVNLWDRNNSGSSQAKVTTGGNNPPSTNNNHPHPLNHPYHGPPAPLQSHSQNSQNSGPTSGPLDPTVQHQPGASHSRGPLMAQGWGEISSSHTKSESSWGEPASSPVSVDNGTSAWGKPSGNCGGWGESNPESYGRGNPTMTPASCKPAPKPMQDGWGGGSEDLSLSGGQWDAEEVDMWNSTASQESNSSCNSWSNANKKPPPKGKIPGKQDEVWIMNRLIKQLTDMGFPRDPAEEALKSNNMNLDQAMSALLEKKTELDKRGMGIAGHDYNNGLINKPMSCPRPPLLSKDPSADPRLPFMDKVQSGMFGGGGAAQVRAMPQPPPQPPVPPLSSSQPSLRAQVPQFLSPQVQAQLLQFAAKNIGLNPALLTSPINPQHMTLLNQLYQLQLAYQRLQIQQQMLQAQRNVSGPIRQQEQQVARTINNMQQQIQQHQRQLAQALLMKQQQQQPPPSHSGLHPGGAKSSLDSFPGHPQAPGLPDLQTKEPQSSSNTYSPYSLSGLNVNCMEVGSLSMKEPPQPQSRLSQWTHPNSIESLSGNSSPLEPNLGKHGANLGPPGKPTQLDESYSPYSLISSSESPSSPLVPPDSWGQSKGSSDKMANGTNINWPPEFCPGVPWKGLQNIDPETDPNVTPGSVPSGPTINTNIQDVNRYLLRDRSGGENRRSKLSEMKSTWSPGPISHSQASLSHELWKVPQGPRSSTTAPSRPPPGLTNTKPSSTWGGSSLGLGQGWSSSYTTAGTTWSTDSSTRTSSWLVLRNLTPQIDGSTLRTLCMQHGPLITFHLNLTQGNAVVRYSSKDEAAKAQKSLHMCVLGNTTILAEFAGEEEVNRFFAQGQSLGGTTSWQATPGTNQTRMGGTGSGASHPIGHSPHWNNNNNGAGSNSSSGGLGAGGTKTGGELLWGGVQQYSSLWGPPSGEEGRVMGSPTPINTLLPGDLLSGESM from the exons TGCCAGACTCTACCAAGCTCAACCCCAGCCCTCCTCTTCCCCCCGTCAACCCCAGTGCCATCCCATCTGTACCCCCAAGCAGTGGAAATGGCAAGCGCATCCCCTCCGGAGGTCAGCCGCAGACAGCACAGCAGTCCCAGACTCCGCTCCAGCAGCGCTACCCGCCCAGAGAGGTGCCCCCACGCTTTCGTCAGCAGGAGCACAAGCAGCTGTTAAAGCGGGGCCAGCCTCTTCCCTTGGGGACGCTGCCTCTCATCACCACGGGACGTCCCACCACTAGTGAACCTGCAGCAGCAACAGTAGCCATACACGCCTCTCTTTCCTGCTCCTCTTCCACTGCAGCCAGCTTGCCCACAG AACTGCCCCCACAGAGTGGCCAGGGAGCCCAGTATGATAATCCCCTCTGGGGGCACCTGCCAGCCAACAGAAGTGCTACGAGTGCTGCATCTTCCACCAATCTCAGTGGCTGGGATCAACTAATTATCGACCAGAAGGACACAGAGGCTTGGCCTTCTATTACACTCAGCCAGAGCCAGGTCCCTCCAGGAGGATGCCCTTTGGACACTGACTCTGGTCACctgaccagcagcagcagaagcagtaGTACTAGCAGTAGTTGTAGTACAGTGAGTATGGCCACGGGAGCAAATAGCCAAACAGGCCACTTCCCTGCCAACCACCTCAGCAGCAAAGCCAACAGTGGGCCCAGCCCTGCCAATCATACTGGAACCAGCATGCTCTCTGGCCAGGTTGCAGCCAGTCGCAGCTGGGGCCCTGGGGCTGTATCTTCCCATTGCCCCCCTCAGTCCTCAATGGGGAGTGAAACGAAGAGTGACAGcccaggaggaggaggcagtaCTAGGAGCTGGGGTCCTTCATCATCCTCCAGCACCAACTTTAACTTGAACCTAAACCCTAATGCCAACCCGTCTGCCTGGCCCATGTTGGGGCATGACGGAAGTGGCACAGGGGGAGGCAGCTCAGGGGGAGCCAACAccatttcacctcctcactctACACCCAACCTCTGCAATCCACCTGGCCCCCCACCAGCCCAGACCAGCACCTGTACCGGAGCCAACACTAACAGCAACTCCTCGGGGATTGGCAATGCCTGGATTACCATGATGGCTTCTGATGCAGAGCCACACCCCTCCCCGTCCACAAATGTGTCTTTCAGTTCAGAACCTCAGAACCTTAAAACTGATGGACCAAATCACACTAATAAGCAGGAACCCCCCAGCCCCATCCGCAGTTTGCCTGGCTGGGGAAGTGCACCTGTAGGCTTGGGTTCCATGACCCAGCCACCGCCAGGAGGCTCACAGGTCAATGGTGAAGATGGTAATTCAGTATGGGGTAACAGTGGCAACTCAAAGGCAAGTTCATCTAAGGAGGCACCTGGCTGGGGCCATGAAGGAGATGGAACAGGGAACTCTGGAGGCTGGGGTGAACACCCTGAAGAGACCCAGGGAGGATGGGATACACCCAGCTCTCCCGCACAGGACTCTCAGTCCATCTCATGGAGCAGGGCTGTAAGCACAGCTGCGGCTAGTGAAGGAAGCAGTGACAGCATGGAAGGCCATCCCCAGCAAAAAGACCGGTCATCCAGAGAAAAATCAGCTCCTTTGATGCCTGCCCAGGATCTGGACCCCAGGGTGCTGTGCAACAGTGGCTGGGGACAGACTCCCGTTCGCCAGCACACTTCCTGGGACATGGATGATACCAAACGTAAGAGTGATGTAGGCACTGGATCATGGGGCTCTGGCTCAACCACTCCAGTCGATGCCCAGGGGCCCTCCAACACTAACACAGGCCCTAGCCAGATGACTGACTCTGGGAGCAAAAATGATGCGCCTGGTTCTCAGGGCACTTCTAGTTGGGGTGGTAACATAGCAGCTACCAACCAGCCAAGCTCTGGTTGGGGAGAGCCACCCAGCAACATCAAGCCCCCAGGTGGCCCTGGTGGTTGGGGAAACCCTCCACCAGGAGGTCCAAGCACCAGTATACCCAAAAATGGTGGTCAGTCCTGGGGAGAGAAGCCAAGTGGGTGGGAAGATTCTCACATCAAGTCAGGATCCCAGAACTGGGGAGAACAGCCCAAAGCATCTCACACTTGGGCTAGCAGTGGAGTGAGCAATAACACAGCAGAGTGGGGGGACTCAGAAGAGAGTAAAAAGAGTCCCACTACTGCTTGGGAAGGAGAACCACGAGGCTGGGGAATGTCTTCTCAAGGACCTGGAGGTAATGGTGGCTGGGGAGAGTCACTTCCTCAGCGACCCAGTGGTCCCTCTCAAGGCTGGGGGGGCAAGCCTCAAGATGGGCCTAGTGGTAACAATGGAGGAGGGAGCATGGGGTCCTGGGGGGGATCGGGCTCAGTGAAACAAGGTCCAGGTAGGGGTGGAAATAAGCAGGAATCCTCAACAACTGAGCCTACAGGCTGGGAAGAGCCTTCCCCTCCTTCCATCCGACGCAAGATGGAGATCGATGACGGGACCTCTGCTTGGGGCGATCCCGGTACCTACAACAAGGCAGTCAATCTGTGGGACAGGAACAATTCAGGATCGTCCCAAGCTAAAGTTACTACTGGAGGCAATAATCCCCCCAGCACCAACAACAACCATCCCCACCCTCTCAATCACCCTTACCACGGGCCACCTGCACCCCTACAGAGCCACAGCCAAAACAGCCAGAACTCAGGCCCCACCAGCGGGCCTTTGGATCCTACTGTGCAACACCAGCCTGGAGCATCTCACAGCAGAGGTCCCCTGATGGCTCAAG GTTGGGGAGAGATATCCAGCTCCCACACAAAATCGGAGAGCTCCTGGGGGGAACCTGCATCTTCCCCGGTTAGCGTGGATAATGGGACGTCTGCCTGGGGCAAACCCAGCGGGAACTGTGGGGGCTGGGGGGAAAGCAATCCGGAGAGCTATGGCAGGGGCAACCCGACAATGACACCTGCATCTTGTAAACCTG CTCCCAAACCTATGCAAGATGGATGGGGAGGTGGAAGTGAAGACCTGAGCCTGTCAGGTGGTCAGTGGGATGCAGAGGAGGTAGACATGTGGAATAGCACTGCCTCCCAGGAGAGCAACTCTTCCTGTAACTCTTGGAGCAATGCAAATAAAAAGCCCCCACCAAAG GGGAAGATCCCAGGGAAGCAGGATGAGGTCTGGATCATGAATCGTCTCATCAAGCAGCTGACTGACATGGGCTTCCCT agGGATCCAGCAGAGGAGGCTTTGAAGAGCAACAACATGAACCTGGATCAGGCCATGAGTGCCCTGCTGGAAAAGAAGACGGAGCTTGACAAGCGTGGGATGGGGATAGCTGGCCACGACTACAACAACGGGCTCATCAACAAGCCCATGAGCTGCCCTCGGCCTCCGCTTCTTTCCAAAGACCCCTCAGCAGATCCCCGCCTGCCCTTCATGGATAAG GTGCAGAGTGGAATGTTTGGCGGTGGTGGAGCAGCACAAGTCCGGGCCATGCCGCAGCCGCCTCCTCAGCCACCAGTGCCGCCTCTCAGCTCCTCTCAGCCTAGTCTACGTGCTCAAGTGCCTCAGTTTCTCTCCCCTCAG GTTCAAGCACAGCTCTTACAGTTTGCAGCAAAAAACATTGGTCTGAATCCTGCACTTTTAACCTCACCAATAAACCCTCAACATATGACCCTTCTAAATCAACTTTACCAGCTGCAACTG GCGTACCAGCGTTTACAAATTCAGCAGCAGATGTTGCAGGCGCAGCGCAATGTTTCTGGCCCCATTCGACAACAAGAGCAGCAA GTTGCACGTACAATCAATaacatgcagcagcagatccaaCAGCACCAGCGTCAGCTGGCCCAGGCCCTGCTGatgaagcagcagcaacagcaaccGCCCCCTTCCCACTCAGGCCTGCATCCTGGTGGAGCCAAATCCTCCCTGGATTCATTTCCAGGTCatccccaggctccaggcctcCCGGACCTGCAGACCAAAGAGCCGCAGTCGTCATCTAACACCTACAGCCCCTACTCTCTCT CTGGACTGAATGTAAACTGCATGGAGGTGGGAAGTCTGTCAATGAAGGAACCCCCCCAACCCCAATCGCGCCTGTCACAGTGGACACACCCAAACTCAATCGAAAGCCTCTCTGGAAACTCTTCTCCATTGGAGCCCAACCTGGGCAAGCACG GTGCCAACCTGGGCCCTCCTGGAAAGCCCACTCAGCTGGATGAATCTTACAGCCCCTACAGCCTGATATCCAGCTCAGAGTCTCCTTCCAGCCCTCTGGTGCCTCCAGACAGCTGGGGACAAAGCAAAGGCAGCAGTGACAAAATGGCCAATGGGACCAATATCAACTGGCCACCAG AGTTTTGTCCTGGTGTACCGTGGAAGGGCCTCCAGAATATCGACCCTGAAACTGACCCCAACGTGACCCCCGGCAGCGTCCCCAGCGGACCCACCATCAACACAAATATCCAAGATGTCAACCGCTACCTGCTCCGGGACAGGAGCGGAGGTGAGAACAGGAGAA GTAAACTGTCAGAGATGAAATCCACTTGGTCTCCAGGCCCCATTTCTCACAGCCAGGCCTCTCTGTCCCACGAGCTGTGGAAGGTCCCACAGGGCCCTCGGAGCAGCACCACAGCCCCTTCCCGCCCCCCGCCTGGCCTCACCAACACAAAGCCTTCCTCCACCTGGgggggcagctctctgggtctGGGACAAGGCTGGAGCAGCTCTTACACCACAG CAGGTACCACATGGAGTACAGACAGCTCCACCAGAACAAGTAGCTGGCTCGTGCTGAGGAACCTCACTCCGCAG attgATGGTTCGACTCTGCGAACACTGTGCATGCAACACGGCCCCCTCATCACATTCCACCTCAACCTGACACAGGGAAATGCTGTAGTGCGCTACAGCTCCAAGGACGAAGCTGCCAAGGCGCAAAAGTCCCTGCACAT GTGCGTGCTCGGGAACACCACCATCCTGGCCGAGTTCGCCGGGGAAGAGGAAGTGAACCGCTTCTTTGCACAGGGCCAGTCACTCGGAGGAACAACCAGCTGGCAGGCCACTCCAGGCACCAATCAGACAAGGATGGGCGGGACCGGGTCTGGAGCGTCTCACCCCATCGGGCACTCGCCCCactggaacaacaacaacaacggcgCCGGCAGCAACAGTAGCAGCGGCGGCCTGGGAGCAGGCGGAACAAAAACAGGTGGAGAGCTGCTGTGGGGTGGTGTTCAGCAGTATTCCAGCCTGTGGGGACCCCCGAGTGGAGAGGAGGGACGGGTCATGGGGAGCCCCACCCCAATCAATACActgctgcctggggacctgctGAGCGGGGAGTCCATGTAG